A window of Pseudodesulfovibrio hydrargyri contains these coding sequences:
- a CDS encoding efflux RND transporter periplasmic adaptor subunit, producing the protein MKRIGIFFVPLALLAALPLFGCDDRLGEAGETKAPVPGSALAEAAQAEVPTPVPARPVSSETFTARTADRQSSLTGFTRARNAMSLVSEESGRVVKVLADVGDALGRDGLFAELDTTFIKLDLAANRADQQRLQSDLDYNKKEMDRYQALVQTDTAPQSTLDSNVRAHQAALQQLRAKQVEEQVLLERLKRFSLVGPPGWKVVARDIEPGEWVTKGETVAELGRYDVLLVPFALTSEEYRALKDMGDAVTLRLTDLGGTVRARVARVSPGFDPVTRKINVDLEITEGDFAFRGGIRTELEVVLPDPGGAVVVPASALIKAYEEHFLMTPDGRRVRVVLLGSAGDDLRRVSGPEVRPGGVFLLNP; encoded by the coding sequence ATGAAACGGATAGGTATATTTTTCGTCCCCCTGGCCCTGCTGGCGGCCCTGCCGCTCTTTGGCTGCGACGACCGGCTCGGCGAGGCGGGCGAGACCAAGGCCCCGGTGCCGGGCAGCGCTCTGGCCGAAGCGGCCCAGGCCGAGGTGCCCACCCCGGTCCCGGCCAGGCCGGTCTCCAGCGAGACCTTCACGGCCCGGACCGCCGACCGGCAGTCCTCCCTGACCGGCTTCACCCGTGCGCGCAACGCCATGAGCCTGGTGTCCGAGGAGTCCGGCCGGGTGGTCAAGGTCCTGGCCGACGTGGGGGACGCACTGGGGCGCGACGGGCTGTTCGCCGAATTGGACACCACCTTCATCAAGCTCGATCTGGCCGCCAACCGCGCGGATCAGCAACGCCTTCAGAGTGATCTGGACTACAACAAGAAGGAGATGGACCGCTACCAGGCGCTGGTCCAGACCGACACCGCGCCCCAGTCCACCCTGGATTCCAACGTCCGCGCCCATCAGGCCGCCCTGCAACAGCTGCGCGCCAAGCAGGTGGAGGAACAGGTCCTTTTGGAGCGGTTGAAACGGTTCTCGCTGGTCGGCCCTCCGGGCTGGAAGGTCGTGGCCCGGGACATCGAGCCCGGCGAGTGGGTGACCAAGGGCGAGACCGTGGCCGAGCTCGGGCGTTACGACGTCCTGCTCGTGCCCTTTGCCCTGACCAGCGAGGAGTATCGCGCCCTCAAGGACATGGGCGACGCCGTGACCCTGCGCCTGACCGACCTGGGCGGCACGGTCCGGGCCCGCGTGGCCCGCGTCTCGCCCGGTTTCGACCCGGTCACGCGCAAGATCAACGTGGACCTGGAGATCACCGAGGGCGACTTCGCGTTCCGGGGCGGCATCCGCACCGAGCTGGAGGTGGTCCTGCCCGATCCCGGGGGGGCCGTGGTCGTGCCCGCCTCGGCCCTGATCAAGGCGTACGAGGAGCATTTCCTGATGACCCCGGACGGCAGGCGCGTCCGCGTGGTCCTGCTCGGCTCGGCGGGCGATGATCTGCGCCGGGTGTCCGGCCCGGAGGTACGTCCCGGCGGCGTCTTCCTGCTCAATCCCTAA
- a CDS encoding TetR/AcrR family transcriptional regulator has translation MTTKDRREQDREKMRRRILDAARQLFVKEGFDNVSLRRIASRIEYSPAALYRYFRNKREILSALREEGFARFVERQKRTRRRFPDPLDRLRAGAREYIGFALSEPDHYHLMFSTSCGQVDLDGEWAASSLRSYGMFRDLVVECAATGRFGDVEPDALVFALWGQLHGLVHLIATGQMAALSNGADLDVLLDRIIGFGLRPGQDNQQPRSER, from the coding sequence ATGACCACGAAAGACCGGCGGGAACAGGACAGGGAAAAGATGCGGCGGCGCATTCTGGACGCGGCCAGGCAGCTCTTTGTCAAGGAAGGGTTCGACAACGTCTCGCTGCGGCGCATCGCCTCGCGCATCGAGTACAGCCCGGCCGCGCTCTATCGCTATTTCCGGAACAAGAGGGAGATCCTGTCCGCCCTGCGCGAGGAGGGGTTCGCCCGCTTCGTGGAACGCCAGAAGCGGACCCGGCGACGTTTCCCGGACCCGCTCGACCGGCTGCGCGCCGGCGCGCGCGAGTACATCGGCTTCGCCCTGTCCGAGCCGGACCACTACCACCTCATGTTCAGCACCAGTTGCGGACAAGTGGACCTGGACGGCGAATGGGCGGCCAGCTCGCTGCGCTCCTACGGCATGTTCCGGGACCTGGTGGTCGAGTGCGCGGCAACGGGCCGGTTCGGCGACGTGGAGCCGGACGCCCTGGTCTTCGCCCTGTGGGGCCAGCTCCACGGGTTGGTCCACCTCATTGCCACCGGGCAGATGGCGGCCCTGAGCAACGGTGCGGACCTCGATGTCCTGCTGGACCGGATCATCGGGTTCGGCCTGCGGCCCGGACAAGACAACCAACAACCTCGGTCGGAAAGATAA